In one uncultured Methanobrevibacter sp. genomic region, the following are encoded:
- a CDS encoding V-type ATP synthase subunit B, whose protein sequence is MNTNIKTREYTTISEVSGPLMVVEGVEGVGYNEIVDIETPNGEKRSGQVLEVTDDVAVIQVFEGTTDLNTKDTKARFTGQTAKIGVSRDMMGRMFNGIGKPIDGGPEIIPDEELDINGSPMNPASREFPEEFIQTGISTIDGMNTLVRGQKLPIFSGSGLPHNELAAQIARQAKVLGDDAEFAVIFAAMGITHEEANFFMRDFERTGALEKVTVFMNLADDPAIERILTPKMALTTAEYFAFTLGMQVLVILTDMTNYCEALREISAARDEVPGRRGYPGYMYTDLANIYERAGRIDGKEGSITQMPILVMPQDDITHPIPDLTGYITEGQIVLSRELSRKGIYPPVDVLPSLSRLMSGGIGGDKTRDDHSGVSDQLYSAYASGRELRDLVAVVGEEALTERDQKFLEFAEEFENRFITQSKDEDRSIIETLDLGWDLLKILPKSELKRVKEEFIEQYLPKE, encoded by the coding sequence ATGAATACAAATATTAAAACAAGAGAATATACTACAATCTCCGAAGTCTCAGGTCCTTTAATGGTTGTTGAAGGTGTTGAAGGCGTAGGTTACAATGAAATTGTAGATATTGAAACACCTAATGGTGAAAAAAGAAGTGGACAAGTTCTTGAAGTAACTGATGATGTTGCAGTTATTCAAGTGTTCGAAGGAACAACTGACTTAAACACTAAAGATACTAAAGCTAGATTCACTGGTCAAACTGCTAAAATCGGTGTATCTAGGGATATGATGGGTCGTATGTTCAATGGTATTGGTAAACCTATTGACGGAGGACCAGAAATAATTCCTGATGAAGAATTAGATATTAATGGAAGTCCAATGAACCCAGCTTCTCGTGAATTCCCTGAAGAGTTTATTCAAACTGGTATCTCTACCATTGATGGTATGAACACTTTAGTAAGAGGTCAAAAACTTCCTATTTTCTCAGGATCTGGTTTACCTCACAATGAATTAGCAGCTCAAATTGCAAGACAAGCTAAAGTACTTGGGGACGATGCTGAATTTGCAGTAATATTTGCTGCTATGGGTATTACTCACGAAGAAGCAAACTTCTTTATGAGAGATTTCGAACGTACTGGAGCTCTTGAAAAAGTAACTGTATTCATGAACTTAGCTGATGATCCAGCTATTGAAAGAATCTTAACTCCTAAAATGGCTTTAACTACTGCTGAATATTTTGCATTTACTTTAGGTATGCAAGTATTAGTAATTTTAACTGATATGACTAACTATTGTGAAGCATTAAGGGAAATTTCTGCAGCTAGGGATGAAGTACCTGGAAGAAGAGGTTATCCTGGATACATGTATACTGATTTAGCTAACATATATGAAAGAGCAGGACGTATTGATGGTAAAGAAGGTTCTATTACTCAAATGCCTATTTTAGTAATGCCTCAAGATGATATTACTCACCCAATTCCAGATTTAACTGGTTATATTACTGAAGGGCAAATTGTATTAAGTAGGGAACTCAGTAGGAAAGGTATTTATCCTCCTGTAGATGTACTTCCTTCACTTTCTCGTTTAATGAGTGGTGGTATTGGTGGAGACAAAACTCGTGATGATCACAGTGGTGTATCTGACCAACTTTATTCTGCATATGCAAGTGGTCGTGAATTAAGAGACTTAGTTGCTGTTGTAGGGGAAGAAGCTCTTACTGAAAGGGATCAAAAATTCTTAGAATTCGCTGAAGAATTTGAAAACAGGTTTATTACTCAAAGTAAAGATGAAGACAGATCTATTATTGAAACTTTAGATCTTGGTTGGGACTTACTTAAAATCTTACCTAAATCTGAACTTAAACGTGTTAAAGAAGAATTCATTGAACAATACCTTCCAAAAGAATAA
- the xerA gene encoding site-specific tyrosine recombinase/integron integrase — translation METYDFKNEIIDNNGNKINILDVYNFNKIKENYINSLKTNNYSQNTIKTYSSIIQKFTNYLKQQIAIYNEKEFVNYFNKYINDLKIVKNVSQNYIYLVTVVVKKFLEFNNIHFLDSIIIPKRTKSIPNFLTESEVKILLNSITWDENSDSNFRIITKLRDKLIVTLLYSSGLRVSELINLKINDINFNEKKMTVKGKDNNRIILLNKSSILLLKKYLQKRTQQSEYLFVNKSGNQLTSRYVQLMIKKYGEESKLDKKITPHVLRHSYATNLLKQGVNIKIIQQLLGHTNISTTQIYTQYETIHFQNFQQIIK, via the coding sequence ATGGAAACATATGATTTTAAAAATGAAATTATAGACAATAACGGGAATAAAATTAATATTCTCGATGTTTATAATTTTAATAAAATAAAAGAAAATTATATAAATTCTTTAAAAACTAATAATTACTCGCAAAACACCATTAAAACTTACTCATCAATAATTCAAAAATTTACAAATTACTTAAAACAACAAATAGCTATTTATAATGAAAAAGAATTTGTAAACTATTTTAATAAATATATCAACGACTTAAAAATAGTTAAAAATGTTAGTCAAAATTACATATATTTAGTTACAGTAGTAGTTAAAAAATTTCTTGAATTCAATAATATTCATTTTTTAGATTCAATAATCATCCCAAAAAGAACCAAATCAATTCCTAACTTCTTAACAGAATCTGAAGTAAAAATATTATTAAACAGCATCACATGGGATGAAAATTCTGATTCAAACTTTCGCATTATTACAAAATTAAGAGATAAATTAATAGTAACCTTACTCTATTCCTCAGGATTAAGAGTATCTGAACTTATTAACTTAAAAATTAATGATATAAATTTTAACGAAAAAAAGATGACAGTTAAAGGAAAAGACAATAATAGAATCATATTACTTAATAAATCATCTATTTTATTATTGAAAAAATATTTACAAAAAAGAACACAACAAAGTGAATATTTATTTGTTAATAAAAGTGGGAATCAATTAACTTCACGTTATGTTCAATTAATGATTAAAAAATATGGTGAAGAATCAAAACTTGATAAAAAAATAACTCCCCATGTTTTACGTCACTCCTATGCTACTAATTTGCTTAAACAAGGTGTGAATATCAAAATAATCCAACAATTACTTGGACACACTAATATATCCACTACACAAATTTATACCCAATACGAAACAATTCATTTTCAGAATTTTCAACAAATAATTAAATAG
- a CDS encoding ATP-grasp domain-containing protein: protein MEKLLLIGINTRSMIESALKLDYTVYSTSYFSTSDVPVIKNQKIILNETEDKNCGVFEDKFNSRNILDISKDYFDEVDYIIPVSGISPNDFKKKYQKKILGNKDVNEVEDKYQFYKKIKNKFLTPETFCVNDIDEAIEIQKNNPNVKYIVKPRSGSGGYNTKVLNNSSQLQLNEDEKLIVQEYINGINLSSSVLASKKEAKTIINSRLLTQHDFKNNNQFKYIGNILPLTKKSILTKVKNIDEINKKMETISEKLIQKFKLIGSNGVDYILNKNGLYALEINPRIQGTFECCQQSLGINMLEAHIKACQNKIIDINKPKFYSYKKIIYSPQTTIYEKINLNNIYDTPHLGSITQKDEPLLTIIDKDKDFNKLYEKVEKASQIVNKLAKKSK, encoded by the coding sequence ATGGAAAAATTACTACTTATCGGAATAAATACTCGTAGTATGATTGAAAGTGCATTAAAATTAGATTATACTGTTTATTCTACTAGCTATTTTTCAACATCTGATGTTCCAGTTATTAAAAACCAAAAAATAATATTAAATGAAACTGAAGACAAAAACTGTGGTGTTTTTGAAGATAAATTCAATAGCAGAAATATTTTAGATATTTCTAAAGATTATTTTGATGAAGTTGATTATATTATTCCAGTATCAGGAATCTCACCAAATGACTTTAAAAAAAAATACCAAAAAAAGATTTTAGGAAATAAAGATGTTAATGAAGTTGAAGATAAATACCAATTCTATAAAAAAATAAAAAATAAATTTTTAACTCCTGAAACATTTTGTGTTAATGATATAGATGAAGCTATTGAAATTCAGAAAAATAATCCTAATGTTAAATATATTGTAAAACCTCGTAGTGGATCTGGAGGATATAATACAAAAGTATTGAATAATTCATCACAATTGCAATTAAATGAAGATGAAAAACTAATTGTTCAAGAATATATTAATGGAATAAATTTAAGTTCATCAGTACTAGCCAGTAAAAAAGAAGCTAAAACCATCATAAATTCTAGATTATTAACCCAGCACGACTTTAAAAACAATAATCAATTTAAATATATTGGAAATATCCTCCCATTAACTAAAAAATCCATATTAACAAAAGTAAAAAATATTGATGAAATAAACAAAAAAATGGAAACTATCTCTGAAAAATTAATTCAAAAATTTAAATTAATAGGATCAAATGGAGTAGACTATATTTTAAACAAAAACGGATTATATGCTCTTGAAATAAATCCAAGAATACAAGGAACATTTGAATGCTGTCAACAATCTTTAGGAATCAACATGCTTGAAGCTCACATTAAAGCCTGTCAAAATAAGATAATAGATATTAATAAACCTAAATTTTACAGTTATAAAAAAATAATATATTCTCCACAAACAACAATATATGAAAAAATAAATTTAAATAACATTTATGATACACCACATTTAGGATCAATCACACAAAAAGATGAACCTTTACTTACAATAATAGACAAAGATAAAGATTTTAATAAATTATATGAAAAAGTAGAAAAAGCTAGTCAAATTGTAAATAAACTAGCTAAAAAATCCAAGTAA
- a CDS encoding DUF1284 domain-containing protein, giving the protein MKLILRGHHLLCLQGFQGYGYSDNFIKNMNYINNLRKSKNTIISITNKADDICKCCPNLKNNLCENEKQNAKITKMDNEIISKLDTSKKYDAQELFNKITTIFNSKESVKYICGSCGWHEKCLFYKKLK; this is encoded by the coding sequence ATGAAACTTATTTTAAGAGGGCATCACCTATTATGCCTCCAAGGATTTCAAGGTTATGGATATAGTGATAATTTTATTAAAAATATGAATTATATAAATAATTTAAGAAAATCCAAAAACACAATTATTTCAATTACTAATAAAGCAGATGATATTTGCAAATGTTGTCCAAATTTAAAAAATAATCTTTGTGAAAACGAAAAACAAAATGCAAAAATTACAAAAATGGACAATGAAATCATATCAAAATTAGATACTAGTAAAAAATATGATGCACAAGAGTTATTTAATAAAATAACAACTATTTTTAATAGTAAAGAAAGTGTCAAGTATATATGTGGAAGTTGTGGATGGCATGAGAAATGCCTATTTTATAAAAAGTTAAAATAA
- a CDS encoding ATP synthase subunit A — translation MIIEGKIIKIAGPVIIADGMRGAQMFEMVRVGEQKLIGEIIELEGDTATIQVYEETAGIQPGEVVESTGGPLSVELGPGVMGSIFDGIQRPLELIREESGDFIARGVDAESISKEKKWTFKPVAKVGDKVKGGDVLGEVQETSAVLQKILVPPMIEGELTSIASEGEYTVLEDIAEVATGKGDEKIQMLQKWPVRKGRPYLDKLDPDIPLVTGQRAQDTFFSVAKGGAAAIPGPFGSGKTVTQQQLAKWADADIVIYIGCGERGNEMTEVLTEFPYLDDPKTGNPLMDRTVLIANTSNMPVAAREACVYTGITIAEYYRDQGYDVALMADSTSRWAEAMREISGRLEEMPGEEGYPAYLASRLAQFYERAGRVNTIGTTSDVASITVVGAVSPPGGDLSEPVTQNTLRICKVFWALDASLADKRHFPSIDWLQSYSLYVDSIEGWWADNVAADWRETRDQAMILLQKEAELQEIVQLVGPDALPEADQATLETTRMLREDFLQQNAFDDIDTYCPPEKQYNMLKTILLFHKESLAAVSRGVPIQNIVALPVKEEIGKMKYIPQDEFAAKCEEIQAAITKQCSEA, via the coding sequence ATGATTATCGAAGGAAAAATTATTAAAATTGCTGGGCCTGTTATTATCGCGGATGGTATGAGAGGAGCTCAGATGTTTGAAATGGTTAGAGTAGGTGAACAAAAGCTCATTGGGGAAATTATTGAGCTTGAAGGCGACACTGCTACCATTCAAGTATATGAAGAAACAGCTGGTATTCAGCCAGGTGAAGTAGTTGAAAGTACTGGAGGTCCATTATCTGTAGAACTTGGTCCTGGTGTAATGGGTTCCATTTTTGATGGTATCCAAAGACCTTTAGAACTCATCAGAGAAGAATCTGGTGATTTCATTGCTAGGGGAGTAGATGCAGAATCTATCAGTAAAGAGAAAAAATGGACATTTAAACCAGTAGCTAAAGTTGGAGATAAAGTTAAAGGTGGAGATGTTCTTGGTGAAGTACAAGAAACTTCTGCAGTTTTACAAAAAATATTAGTTCCTCCAATGATTGAAGGAGAATTAACAAGCATTGCTTCTGAAGGAGAATATACTGTATTAGAAGATATTGCTGAAGTTGCAACTGGTAAAGGTGATGAAAAAATCCAAATGCTCCAAAAATGGCCTGTAAGAAAAGGACGTCCATATTTGGATAAATTAGATCCTGATATACCTCTTGTAACTGGTCAAAGAGCACAAGATACTTTCTTCTCTGTAGCTAAAGGTGGAGCAGCTGCTATTCCCGGTCCTTTTGGATCTGGTAAAACTGTTACTCAACAACAATTAGCTAAATGGGCAGATGCAGATATTGTTATCTATATTGGATGTGGAGAACGTGGTAACGAAATGACTGAAGTACTTACTGAATTCCCATACCTTGATGACCCTAAAACTGGAAACCCATTAATGGATAGGACAGTTCTTATTGCAAATACTTCTAACATGCCAGTAGCAGCTCGTGAAGCATGTGTATATACTGGTATTACTATTGCAGAATACTATCGTGACCAAGGTTATGATGTAGCACTTATGGCTGATTCAACTTCAAGATGGGCTGAAGCTATGAGGGAGATTTCTGGAAGACTTGAAGAAATGCCTGGGGAAGAAGGTTATCCTGCATACTTAGCATCTAGGCTTGCTCAATTCTATGAAAGAGCTGGAAGGGTAAATACTATTGGTACTACTTCTGATGTAGCTTCTATTACTGTTGTTGGTGCTGTATCACCTCCTGGTGGAGATTTATCTGAACCTGTTACTCAAAACACTTTACGTATCTGTAAAGTATTTTGGGCTTTAGATGCATCTCTTGCAGATAAACGTCACTTCCCTTCAATTGACTGGTTACAAAGTTATTCTTTATATGTAGACAGTATTGAAGGTTGGTGGGCTGATAATGTAGCTGCTGATTGGAGAGAAACTCGTGATCAAGCTATGATTTTATTACAAAAAGAAGCAGAGCTTCAAGAAATTGTACAATTAGTTGGTCCAGATGCATTACCAGAAGCTGATCAAGCTACTTTAGAAACTACTCGTATGTTAAGAGAAGATTTCTTACAACAAAATGCATTTGATGATATTGATACATATTGTCCACCTGAAAAACAGTACAATATGTTAAAAACTATTTTATTATTCCATAAAGAATCTCTTGCAGCTGTTAGCAGGGGAGTTCCTATTCAAAACATTGTAGCATTACCTGTTAAAGAAGAAATTGGTAAAATGAAATATATTCCACAAGATGAATTTGCAGCTAAATGTGAAGAAATTCAAGCAGCTATTACTAAACAATGCAGTGAGGCTTAA
- a CDS encoding V-type ATP synthase subunit C translates to MADEIATLISSAGLTNETFLVLCVIAVIVIGAIVVIITSRPILDIYPYLTPSASVRARKGRLFDEKQLSEIVETNNVHEFENYLKGVPDYADVLEEYPMDKALDIQCADTYEFVARIAPKEIKSSFVIMSKKTDINNIKSLLTAKEVGLTAEETEELLIPRGVLYEDLRSLVDADNVSDIVTSLDGTEYATVLEDALPKYEETGMILALESALDKYYLESLLRSSNVPADENKQILFSYVGTQVDIANLKLIIRAKKDGLSFDDIASYILEDGYQLREWKLKDLMESPDVTNVISGLEGTKYSDVLTDAMAKYNETGSVAVFEKALDIYLSKSAKSLSMKKPLGIGPIIGYVSQKETEIKNLKIIARAKREAGFPNSKIMEMLI, encoded by the coding sequence ATGGCTGATGAAATTGCAACACTTATTAGTTCAGCTGGACTTACAAATGAAACTTTTTTGGTTTTATGTGTAATTGCTGTTATCGTTATAGGTGCAATAGTCGTAATCATTACATCTAGACCAATATTGGATATTTATCCGTATCTTACTCCTAGTGCAAGCGTACGTGCAAGAAAAGGAAGATTATTTGATGAAAAACAATTATCTGAAATTGTTGAAACAAACAATGTTCATGAATTTGAAAATTATCTTAAAGGTGTTCCTGATTATGCTGACGTATTAGAAGAATATCCTATGGATAAAGCATTAGATATTCAATGTGCAGATACTTATGAATTTGTAGCAAGAATTGCTCCTAAGGAAATTAAAAGTTCTTTTGTTATAATGTCTAAAAAAACTGATATTAATAATATTAAAAGTCTTTTAACTGCTAAGGAAGTCGGTCTTACTGCTGAAGAAACTGAAGAATTATTAATTCCACGTGGAGTTTTATATGAAGATTTACGTTCTTTAGTTGATGCAGATAATGTTTCTGACATAGTTACAAGTTTAGATGGCACTGAATATGCTACTGTATTAGAAGATGCTCTTCCAAAATACGAAGAAACAGGTATGATTCTTGCATTAGAATCTGCTTTAGATAAATATTATTTAGAAAGTTTATTACGTTCTTCCAATGTTCCTGCTGATGAAAATAAACAAATTTTATTCTCATATGTTGGAACTCAAGTAGATATAGCTAATCTTAAATTAATTATAAGGGCAAAAAAAGATGGTTTATCTTTTGATGATATTGCTTCTTATATATTAGAAGATGGTTACCAATTACGTGAATGGAAACTTAAAGATTTAATGGAATCTCCTGATGTTACAAATGTAATATCTGGTTTAGAAGGCACTAAATATTCTGATGTATTAACTGATGCTATGGCAAAATACAATGAAACTGGTTCAGTTGCAGTATTTGAAAAAGCTTTAGACATTTATTTATCAAAAAGTGCAAAATCTTTATCTATGAAAAAACCATTAGGTATTGGTCCAATTATTGGTTATGTAAGTCAAAAAGAAACTGAAATTAAAAATTTAAAAATTATTGCAAGAGCAAAAAGAGAAGCTGGATTCCCTAACTCTAAAATTATGGAGATGTTAATATGA
- a CDS encoding V-type ATP synthase subunit K (produces ATP from ADP in the presence of a proton gradient across the membrane; the K subunit is a nonenzymatic component which binds the dimeric form by interacting with the G and E subunits), whose product MVEIALGTALAAIGAGVAIGFAGLGSGLGQGMAAAGSVGAVAEDNDMFARGIIFSALPETQAIYGFLIAILLLVFSGLLGGGEGLSVEAGVVAIGVGASIGFAGLGSGMGQGIAASSSVGAIVEDNDMFARGIIFSALPETQAIYGFLIAILLMVFGGILG is encoded by the coding sequence ATGGTGGAAATTGCTTTAGGTACTGCTTTAGCAGCTATTGGTGCTGGAGTAGCAATTGGTTTCGCTGGATTAGGTTCCGGTTTAGGGCAAGGAATGGCAGCAGCTGGATCTGTTGGTGCAGTTGCAGAAGACAATGACATGTTTGCTAGAGGTATTATCTTCTCTGCATTACCAGAGACTCAGGCTATTTATGGTTTCTTAATTGCAATCTTATTATTAGTATTCTCTGGTTTATTAGGTGGAGGCGAAGGTTTATCTGTTGAAGCAGGTGTTGTAGCTATTGGTGTAGGTGCATCTATTGGTTTCGCAGGTTTAGGTTCCGGTATGGGACAAGGTATCGCAGCATCCTCATCTGTAGGAGCTATTGTAGAAGACAATGACATGTTTGCTAGAGGTATTATCTTCTCTGCATTACCAGAGACTCAGGCTATTTATGGTTTCTTGATTGCGATCTTACTCATGGTATTCGGTGGAATATTAGGTTAG
- a CDS encoding biotin transporter BioY, whose translation MNINSYYNARKTIFEGIRESSTVTKILMSLLMACFTGLMAQIIIPLPWTPVPITAQTFAVLCSGLILGKKYGCLSQILYIILGVACVPWFADMSGGIDVLLGSNCGYFVGFILASYFIGAITDKYADARNFTKMATVIGIANFAIIYIPGLIGLALWTYATQGTMLGISELLIMGLIPFIVGDIVKILSAASISKVFLPKE comes from the coding sequence ATGAATATAAATAGTTATTATAATGCTAGGAAAACTATTTTTGAAGGAATACGTGAATCTAGCACTGTTACTAAAATATTAATGTCATTATTAATGGCTTGTTTCACAGGTTTAATGGCTCAAATTATTATTCCACTCCCATGGACTCCAGTACCTATAACTGCACAAACATTCGCAGTATTATGTTCTGGTTTAATATTAGGAAAAAAATACGGCTGTTTAAGTCAAATTTTATATATTATTCTTGGTGTTGCATGCGTTCCATGGTTTGCTGATATGAGTGGTGGAATAGATGTACTTCTTGGATCCAATTGCGGGTACTTTGTAGGATTTATTCTTGCATCATACTTCATTGGTGCTATAACTGACAAATATGCAGACGCACGTAATTTTACCAAAATGGCTACAGTTATTGGAATAGCTAACTTTGCAATAATTTACATTCCTGGACTTATAGGATTAGCTTTATGGACTTATGCAACACAAGGCACTATGTTAGGAATATCTGAATTATTAATAATGGGACTCATTCCATTTATCGTTGGAGATATTGTAAAAATATTAAGTGCAGCTTCCATATCAAAAGTATTTTTACCAAAAGAATAA
- a CDS encoding V-type ATP synthase subunit F, whose product MSSVAVIGDIDIVSGFRLGGVKRAEIANSAEEAETAFDKLLDEEISIIIITQVLANEIRDHINRKIGSSVLPMIIEIPDKDGSSEGSSDQMADLIKRVIGVEMVK is encoded by the coding sequence ATGAGTTCTGTAGCAGTTATTGGAGATATTGATATTGTATCAGGTTTTAGACTTGGTGGAGTTAAAAGAGCAGAAATAGCTAATTCTGCTGAAGAAGCTGAAACAGCTTTTGACAAACTTTTAGATGAAGAAATTTCAATTATAATTATTACCCAAGTATTAGCTAATGAAATTAGAGATCATATTAATAGGAAAATTGGTTCTAGTGTATTACCAATGATAATTGAGATACCTGATAAAGACGGGTCCTCAGAAGGATCTTCTGATCAAATGGCAGATCTCATCAAAAGAGTTATTGGGGTAGAGATGGTTAAATGA
- a CDS encoding V-type proton ATPase subunit E, translating to MSSGTDKIVESIKSEAQEKADKIIQEAEAKVAVINSDAEKAAEAEKNKILDNGKKQSDMKYQQIISEAKMNARRAELGAKEEVIEAAFAKATEDLKAKASNDDNEYSESLIDMVKEAVEELGGGDLIVQVKESDIAKVEGQLKSLSADLSTKLGVSTTLVMGEPINAIGGAILKTKNGDIEVNNTIESRLDRFKGLLRSEVANVLFKN from the coding sequence ATGAGCTCAGGCACAGATAAAATTGTTGAAAGCATTAAGTCTGAAGCCCAGGAGAAAGCTGATAAAATTATTCAAGAAGCTGAAGCAAAAGTAGCAGTTATCAATAGTGATGCTGAAAAAGCTGCTGAAGCAGAAAAGAATAAAATTTTAGATAATGGTAAAAAACAATCTGATATGAAATATCAGCAAATTATTTCCGAAGCAAAGATGAATGCTCGTAGAGCTGAATTAGGAGCTAAAGAAGAAGTAATTGAAGCAGCTTTTGCTAAAGCTACTGAAGACTTAAAAGCTAAAGCTTCTAATGATGATAATGAATATTCAGAATCTTTAATTGACATGGTTAAAGAAGCTGTTGAGGAACTTGGCGGTGGAGATTTAATTGTTCAAGTTAAAGAATCTGATATTGCGAAAGTTGAAGGTCAATTAAAAAGTTTATCTGCAGATCTTTCAACTAAACTTGGTGTAAGCACAACTTTAGTAATGGGAGAACCTATTAATGCTATTGGTGGAGCTATACTCAAAACTAAAAATGGTGACATTGAAGTAAATAACACTATCGAATCTAGATTAGATAGATTTAAAGGATTATTACGTAGTGAAGTTGCTAATGTTTTATTTAAAAATTAG
- a CDS encoding V-type ATP synthase subunit D, giving the protein MAQDIIDGINPTRMELLSLKNRTKLAVKGHGLLKEKRDALIKEFFDILDRVKGVREAAEKSLKEANEALLEAQIAMGDLAVRKASLSVKESIDVDIKSRSVMGVSVPVTNVKMEERSIIDRGYSLADTTIQLDEAAKKFEDSIKFLIELGEVEKTIFLLAEEIEATKRRVNALEHIMIPRFENTEKYIDMRLQEMERENFVRLKMIRSTIEKKDNESKEVEA; this is encoded by the coding sequence ATGGCACAAGATATTATAGATGGAATAAATCCAACAAGGATGGAATTATTATCTCTTAAAAATAGAACTAAACTCGCTGTTAAAGGACATGGTTTACTCAAAGAGAAAAGGGATGCTTTAATTAAAGAGTTTTTTGATATTTTGGATCGTGTCAAAGGTGTTCGTGAAGCTGCTGAAAAAAGCTTAAAAGAAGCTAATGAAGCTTTACTTGAAGCTCAGATAGCTATGGGTGACTTAGCTGTTAGAAAAGCATCTTTATCAGTTAAAGAATCTATTGATGTTGATATAAAATCTAGAAGTGTTATGGGAGTATCAGTTCCAGTAACTAATGTTAAAATGGAAGAAAGATCCATTATTGATAGAGGTTACAGTTTAGCTGATACTACTATACAATTAGATGAAGCTGCTAAAAAATTTGAAGACTCTATTAAGTTTTTAATTGAACTTGGTGAAGTAGAAAAAACTATTTTCTTACTTGCTGAAGAAATTGAAGCTACAAAACGTAGGGTAAATGCTTTAGAGCATATTATGATTCCTAGATTCGAAAATACTGAAAAATATATTGATATGAGACTCCAGGAAATGGAAAGGGAAAACTTTGTTAGATTGAAAATGATTAGGTCCACTATCGAGAAAAAAGATAATGAATCTAAAGAAGTAGAAGCTTAA